A genomic window from Colletotrichum destructivum chromosome 7, complete sequence includes:
- a CDS encoding Putative Rho GTPase activation protein: MVRLSGKCLLYLPPDYAPGSLVLPTCFRATAQYLAQYGPATRGVFRISGSARIVNAIFDYYCYEKAGEEVTGTIRCPTLPLYINTGAQDVASAFKKFLSVLPGGILGSLSLFDAMVAIHSQLRKEPELSRTKETKLRARLIALAIGTVESLYRRELICAVFGLLSLIGRAAETAAREDEQGRPLPTSDLMGYTALGIVFGPLLVGDLLDSYTMRLATPSSGLLLFPLTPPRLKKERQLKKATQCGTGPLSVDKIHVANDIAEMIITNWREIIARHFFRSREIAIAYNSYTSAKERRDVNVENNWEYE; this comes from the exons ATGGTTCGCCTGAGCGGCAAATGTCTCCTCTACCTCCCTCCTGACTATGCTCCTGGCTCGCTCGTACTGCCAACTTGTTTCCGGGCCACCGCTCAGTACTTGGCCCAATATG GCCCTGCCACACGCGGTGTCTTCCGCATTTCCGGATCGGCCCGCATCGTCAACGCAATCTTCGACTATTACTGCTACGAAAAGGCGGGAGAGGAGGTCACCGGTACGATCCGGTGTCCTACCCTTCCACTTTACATCAACACTGGAGCTCAAGATGTAGCTTCAGCCTTCAAGAAGTTTCTGTCCGTACTCCCAGGCGGTATCCTGGGCTCTCTCTCGCTTTTCGACGCGATGGTAGCCATTCACAGCCAGCTTAGGAAAGAGCCCGAGCTTAGCCGTACCAAAGAGACCAAACTTCGTGCTCGGCTTATTGCACTAGCTATTGGGACTGTCGAGTCCCTTTATCGTCGAGAACTGATATGTGCTGTATTTGGCCTCCTTTCCCTGATCGGTCGCGCTGCCGAAACGGCGGCTCGGGAGGATGAGCAGGGTCGGCCGCTCCCGACCTCAGACCTGATGGGATACACAGCTCTAGGGATTGTGTTTGGGCCGCTTCTCGTCGGTGATCTTCTGGACTCTTATACTATGAGGCTTGCAACGCCATCTTCGGGGCTGTTGCTCTTTCCTCTCACTCCACCACGGCTCAAGAAAGAACGGCAGCTTAAGAAGGCAACACAATGCGGCACAGGCCCTTTGTCTGTCGATAAAATTCACGTGGCGAACGACATCGCTGAAATGATCATCACAAACTGGCGAGAG ATCATCGCCAGGCACTTCTTTCGATCGAGAGAGATCGCCATCGCCTACAACTCCTACACCAGCGCCAA GGAGCGGAGGGACGTCAACGTCGAAAACAACTGGGAATATGAATGA
- a CDS encoding Putative CBS domain-containing protein: MDDPSSSSASKDNAGPGSMPTSHQQQSSGAVPPQPPVVATAASIARPHGHELPFVTPSSYLRPRPSSAAARKMPEKPPSPLDKDQIEGLRAIRDFLKVRTSYDVLPLSFRLIVLDNDLLIKKSLNILIQNAIVSAPLWDSHNSRFAGLLTATDYINVIQYYCQFPDEMHKLEHFRLSSLRDIEKAIGASPLETVSVNPMRPLYEACRRMLKTRARRIPLVDVDDETGREMVVSVITQYRILKFIAVNNEHNTVLLKKSLREIGLGSYKNLATAKMNDSVLNVVDLMVKQNISCVPIVDGHNRLLNVFEAVDIIPCIKGGMYEELSSSVGEALCRRPDDSPGIYTCSPEDRLDSIFDTVRKSRVHRLIVVDDDNRLVGVISLSDILKYVLLHGEEDDIKGP; encoded by the exons aTGGAcgacccctcctcctcgtcggcttcgaaGGACAATGCCGGTCCTGGCTCCATGCCCACGTCGCATCAGCAACAGTCTAGCGGTGCCGTTCCACCACAACCGCCCGTAGTCGCCACCGCTGCGTCTATCGCGAGACCACATGGTCACGAGCTTCCTTTCGTCACGCCCTCATCCTACCTTCGCCCGAGACCTtcctctgctgctgcccgcAAAATGCCAGAGAAACCCCCCAGCCCGCTCGACAAGGACCAGATCGAGGGTCTG AGAGCCATTCGCGATTTTCTTAAAGTTCGAACCAGCTACGATGTCCTGCCGCTCTCCTTCCGCCTCATCGTGCTCGACAACGATCTCCTGATCAAGAAGAGTCTCAACATTCTCATCCAGAACG CCATCGTTTCCGCGCCGTTATGGGATTCGCACAATTCCAGATTCGCTGGCCTCCTGACCGCGACGGACTATATCAATGTGATACAATATTACTGTCAGTTCCCTGACGAGATGCACAAGCTGGAACACTTCCGGCTCAGCAGCCTGAGAG ATATCGAAAAGGCCATCGGGGCCTCCCCTCTCGAGACGGTGTCCGTCAACCCCATGAGACCGCTTTACGAGGCTTGCCGCCGCATGCTCAAGACCCGCGCGCGCCGAATTCCCCTCgtggacgtcgacgacgaaacCGGCCGCGAGATGGTTGTCAGCGTCATAACGCAGTACAGAATCCTTAAATTCATCGCCGTCAACAACGAACACAATACAGTCCTGCTCAAGAAGTCTCTCAGGGAGATCGGCCTGGGCTCCTACAAGAATCTCGCTACGGCGAAAATGAACGACTCGGTCCTCAATGTGGTTGACCTGATGGTTAAGCAGAACATCTCTTGCGTGCCCATCGTGGACGGGCATAACCGTCTCCTCAacgtcttcgaggccgtcgacatcatTCCATGCATCAAGGGCGGCATGTACGAAGAGTTGTCCTCGAGCGTCGGGGAGGCACTGTGCAGGCGTCCCGATGACTCCCCCGGAATCTACACTTGCAGTCCTGAGGACCGACTCGACTCGATATTCGACACGGTTCGCAAGTCGAGAGTGCATCGTCTGATAGTGGTGGACGATGATAACCGGCTCGTGGGTGTCATTTCCCTGTCGGACATTCTCAAATATGTGCTCCTGCAcggagaagaggatgatATTAAGGGCCCCTGA
- a CDS encoding Putative vacuolar protein, whose product MGVCQSCCGGRARDGLYEPVLADSEREAVADLLQYLENRGETDFFSGEPLRALSTLVFSENIDLQRSASLTFAEITERDVREVDRDTLEPILFLLQSPDIEVQRAASAALGNLAVNTENKVLIVQLGGLTPLIRQMLSPNVEVQCNAVGCITNLATHEENKAKIARSGALGPLTRLAKSRDMRVQRNATGALLNMTHSDENRQQLVNAGAIPVLVQLLSSSDVDVQYYCTTALSNIAVDANNRRKLAQTESKLVSSLVTLMDSSSPKVQCQAALALRNLASDEKYQLDIVRANGLAPLLRLLSSSYLPLILSAVACIRNISIHPLNESPIIEAGFLKPLVDLLGSTENEEIQCHAISTLRNLAASSDRNKALVLDAGAVQKCKQLVLDVPVTVQSEMTAAIAVLALSDELKSHLLNLGVFEVLIPLTHSPSIEVQGNSAAALGNLSSKVGDYAVFVQDWKEPNGGIHGYLSRFLQSGDATFQHIAIWTLLQLLESEDKNLIQLIGQAQDIVDQIKEIANRQIEPDNEFEDDDEGEVVNLAQRCLELLGQSGSKTHIEG is encoded by the exons ATGGGAGTCTGCCAATCCTGCTGCGGAG GGAGAGCCCGCGATGGGCTCTACGAGCCGGTCCTCGCCGACAGCGAAAGGGAAGCTGTCGCCGACCTTCTCCAGTATCTTGAAAAT CGGGGTGAAACGGACTTCTTTTCAGGCGAACCCCTTCGAGCTCTAAGcaccctcgtcttctccgaGAACATCGACTTGCAAAGAAGTGCAAGTCTGACTTTTGCCGAAATCACAGAGCGAG ACGTTCGCGAGGTCGACCGCGACACCCTTGAACCGATCCTGTTTCTCTTGCAAAGTCCCGATATCGAAGTCCAGCGCGCGGCTAGCGCCGCACTAGGAAACCTGGCGGTCAACA CCGAGAATAAGGTTTTGATTGttcagctcggcggcctcaCGCCGCTCATCAGGCAGATGCTATCGCCAAATGTCGAAGTGCAGTGCAACGCAGTCGGGTGCATCACGAACCTGGCCACACACGAGGAGAACAAAGCCAAGATCGCCCGGTCTGGCGCGTTGGGCCCTCTAACAAGGTTGGCCAAGTCGAGGGACATGCGCGTTCAGAGGAACGCAACGGGAGCCTTGCTCAACATGACACACTCGG ACGAGAACCGTCAGCAGCTCGTTAACGCCGGAGCCATCCCCGTTCTCGTCCAGCttctctcctcgtccgacgTCGATGTCCAGTACTACTGCACGACGGCTCTCAGCAATATTGCTGTCGATGCTAACAATCGCCGCAAGCTCGCTCAGACCGAATCCAAACTCGTCTCCTCACTCGTTACTCTCATGGAttcctcgtcgcccaagGTCCAGTGCCAGGCGGCGCTCGCGCTCCGTAACCTGGCCTCCGACGAGAAGTACCAGCTGGATATCGTGCGAGCAAACGGCCTCGCCCCATTGCTTCGACTTCTTTCGTCGTCCTACTTGCCCCTGATTCTTTCCGCCGTGGCATGCATACGAAACATCTCCATCCACCCCTTGAATGAGTCTCCTATAATCGAAGCCGGTTTCCTGAAGCCGCTGGTCGACCTTCTGGGGTCTACCGAGAATGAGGAAATCCAATGCCACGCCATCTCAACCCTTAGGAACCTGGCTGCCAGCTCCGACCGCAATAAAGCCCTTGTCCTAGATGCTGGCGCCGTGCAGAAGTGCAAGCAGCTGGTGCTCGATGTGCCCGTCACAGTCCAATCCGAGATGACGGCTGCGATTGCGGTTCTCGCTCTTAGTGACGAGCTCAAGTCCCATTTGCTGAACCTCGGAGTCTTTGAGGTTTTGATCCCTCTCACGCATTCTCCCAGCATCGAAGTACAGGGCAATAGTGCTGCGGCTCTTGGCAACCTCTCCTCGAAGG TCGGCGATTACGCGGTCTTTGTTCAAGATTGGAAGGAGCCCAACGGTGGCATCCACGGGTACCTCTCAAGATTCCTCCAGAGCGGCGATGCGACGTTCCAGCACATAGCAATCTGGACTCTGCTCCAGCTGCTCGAGTCAGAGGACAAGAACCTTATTCAGCTGATCGGACAGGCGCAAGACATTGTCGACCAGATCAAGGAGATTGCCAACCGCCAAATCGAGCCCGACAACGAAttcgaagacgatgacgagggtgAGGTTGTGAATCTGGCACAGCGGTGCCTGGAGCTGCTCGGCCAGAGCGGCTCCAAGACTCACATTGAGGGCTAA
- a CDS encoding Putative peptidase S26A, signal peptidase I, lexA/Signal peptidase-like superfamily, which translates to MAGNPFRLALNVGKTLALGHVFVEYGYHSAPASGPSMLPTFEVSGDYPLTDKRYRYGRNVKVGDLVHYKIPIFPESDGIKRVLGMPGDYVLIHSPDSERHQMIQIPQGHCWLVGDNLEASRDSRMFGPVPLALVRGKVVAKPLPIPGSWMNNGLRDFGEGRR; encoded by the exons ATGGCGGGAAACCCCTTCCGCCTGGCCCTGAACGTGGGCAAGACCCTGGCGCTCGGCCACGTCTTCGTCGAATACGGTTACCACTCTGCGCCCGCGTCCGGCCCTTCCATGCTCCCGACTTTCGAGGTCAGTGGTGATTATCCCCTCACGGACAAACGATATCGCTACGGCCGCAATgtcaaggtcggcgaccTGGTCCACTACAAGATCCCCATCTTCCCAGAGTCCGACGGCATCAAGCGTGTCCTGGGCATGCCGGGCGACTATGTCTTGATTCACAGCCCCGACTCGGAGAGGCACCAGATGATCCAG ATTCCTCAAGGGCACTGCTGGCTGGTCGGTGACAATCTCGAGGCCTCTAGAGACTCGCGGATGTTCGGGCCTGTACCGTTGGCTCTCGTTAGAGGTAAGGTGGTGGCCAAGCCATTGCCTATACCCGGATCGTGGATGAACAACGGACTCCGCGATTTCGGAGAGGGCAGGAGGTGA
- a CDS encoding Putative translation initiation factor 3, whose translation MRVTRCLYNNSRTALYRVFVSPFEKAEVLSRRSALSFPATRTLPPASSSPAQSFARYASLIPRSRKPNNSTASKPSAAAKPGQLPADMMIRDRQVLVVDENNKLTGPHETRRVLQSLDPETQSLRMVSRPGPNPAPDQPRFAICRVVDKRVEKEREKVQEKARKETARKLARFKVLELNWAIAPHDLGHRMKQMKGFLEKGYKVEVLFAKKKGSRRATRDEAEALVQAVRDAVAEVGGAKEWKESEGEPLKVFKLHLDAPAAAKAPAVATSEGSSAN comes from the coding sequence aTGAGGGTCACACGATGCCTGTACAACAACAGCAGAACGGCCCTGTATAGGGTCTTCGTCTCGCCCTTTGAAAAGGCGGAAGTGTTGTCTCGAAGAAGCGCTCTCTCCTTCCCTGCCACTAGAACACTACCGCCAGCCTCGTCTTCCCCCGCGCAATCTTTCGCCCGTTACGCCTCCCTCATCCCCCGATCCCGAAAGCCGAATAATTCGACGGCATCCAAacccagcgccgccgccaagccgGGACAGCTCCCTGCCGACATGATGATCCGCGACCGTCAGGtcctggtcgtcgacgagaacaaCAAGCTCACGGGACCGCACGAGACCCGCCGAGTGCTCCAGTCGCTCGACCCGGAGACGCAGTCTCTGCGGATGGTCTCGCGTCCGGGGCCGAACCCGGCGCCGGACCAGCCGCGGTTCGCCATTTGCCGCGTTGTCGACAAGCGTGTCGAAAAGGAGCGCGAGAAGGTGCAGGAGAAGGCCAGGAAGGAGACGGCGCGCAAGCTGGCGCGTTTCAAGGTGCTGGAGCTCAACTGGGCCATCGCGCCACACGACCTCGGCCACCGCATGAAGCAGATGAAGGGGTTCCTGGAAAAGGGCTACAAGGTCGAGGTGCTCTTTGCGAaaaagaagggcagcaggAGAGCGACGCGGGATGAGGCGGAGGCGCTCGTGCAGGCGGTGAGggatgccgtcgccgaagTCGGGGGCGCCAAGGAGTGGAAGGAGTCTGAGGGGGAGCCCCTCAAGGTCTTCAAGCTTCATCTGgacgcgccggcggcggcgaaggcccCGGCGGTTGCCACGTCCGAGGGTTCCTCGGCGAACTGA
- a CDS encoding Putative nagB/RpiA transferase, initiation factor 2B-like protein has translation MATETPNTAPPPAATSIPDDKKTQQPQKKDEKAQKKDAAATPEGGEKKLSGAELKAKAKAEKAARRAKAKEAQPAPPPSQGSAQQGGAGDGKGGKAKPRQDGPQGSGQAGGPRGGPAAKAVPLAAPKDNKPKVPECFSHLSIAKRLHMTEADKDVHPAVLVLGQQMGAFAINDSTTRLEATLLAFKKVIDSYTTPPGNTFSRHFTSHVLNPQIEYLSACRPMCFSMGNAVRWLKLQVSKIDIDLPDFEAKKLLSESVDNFIRERITLADFVIVKTAADSIEDGEVVLTYAYHPLVERALRQARADGKRFSVVVVDDPFENTGRDLAKRLRDLPGRDGGLEVAYCPDLSAMRDHLRETSRVLVGAEAMFSNGAMYARAGTSDIAIAAADQGVRVVALSETINFTERVAMDSLTYNEIDPEQNTEEGFRLLFDTTRDRHISVVITELGITSPVSVPAILRKLEEL, from the exons ATGGCTACGGAAACGCCAAACACTGCGCCGCCCCCGGCTGCTACAAGCATTCCtgacgacaagaagaccCAACAACcccagaagaaggacgaaAAGGCGCAGAAGAAGGATGCAGCTGCTACGCCTgagggaggagagaagaagctTTCTGGGGCTGAGCtgaaggcaaaggcaaaggctGAGAAGGCAGCAAGAAGAgcaaaggccaaggaggcgcAACCCGCACCACCTCCCAGCCAGGGAAGCGCCCAGCAGGGCGGAGCAGGAGACGGCAAGGGAGGGAAGGCGAAACCCAGACAGGATGGTCCCCAGGGATCTGGTCAAGCTGGCGGTCCAAGGGGCGGTccggcggccaaggccgtGCCGCTCGCTGCTCCTAAGGACAACAAGCCCAAGGTCCCCGAGTGCTTCAGTCACCTGTCTATCGCTAAGAGGTTACACATGACGGAAGCCGATAAGGATGTCCACCCGGCTGTTTTGGTGTTGGGTCAGCAGATGGGTGCGTTTGCGATCAACGACAGCACCACGAGATTGGAGGCGACTCTGTTGGCGTTCAAGAAG GTGATCGATTCCTACACGACGCCCCCGGGCAACACTTTCTCGCGCCACTTCACATCACACGTCCTGAACCCGCAGATCGAGTATCTTTCGGCGTGCCGGCCCATGTGCTTCTCCATGGGTAACGCCGTCCGCTGGCTCAAGCTTCAGGTCAGCAAgatcgacatcgacctgcccgacttcgaggccaagaagctcctgAGCGAGTCCGTCGACAACTTCATTCGCGAGCGcatcaccctcgccgacttcgtcatcgtcaagaccgccgccgacagcatcgaggacggcgaggtcgtgCTGACCTACGCCTACCACCCGCTCGTCGAGCGGGCCCTGCGCCAGGcccgcgccgacggcaagcgCTTCTCcgtagtcgtcgtcgacgacccgTTCGAGAACACGGGCCGCGACCTTGCCAAGCGTCTGCGCGATCTGCCGGGCCgtgatggcggcctcgaggtcgcctACTGCCCGGACCTGAGCGCTATGCGCGACCACCTCCGCGAGACATCGCGCGTGCTGGTCGGTGCCGAGGCCATGTTCAGCAACGGCGCCATGTACGCCCGTGCCGGCACGAgcgacatcgccatcgcggcggcggaccaGGGTGTTCGCGTCGTAGCCCTCAGCGAGACCATCAACTTTACTGAGAGGGTCGCTATGGACTCGCTGACGTATAACGAAATCGACCCGGAGCAGAACACCGAGGAAGGGTTCCGGCTGCTGTTCGACACCACGCGCGACCGTCACATCTCGGTCGTGATCACGGAGCTGGGCATCACATCGCCTGTGTCCGTGCCGGCGATTCTCAGGAAGTTGGAGGAGTTGTAA
- a CDS encoding Putative phospholipase D/Transphosphatidylase, CDP-alcohol phosphatidyltransferase class-II family — MIVRGVSRCSTKLRIPFAKTNATRARPQCRRFAMPSAGTPTASSSGSAAGMLAPFATELDKIAPSFSINGSQIRIIRTPADFYETLKERIRNAKSRIFLSTLYIGKTEKELITTLHEALRNNPNLKLSILTDALRGTREEPNPSCASLLAPLVSEFGADRVEIRMYHTPNLTGVRKKYIPKRINEGWGLQHMKLYGVDDEIILSGANLSSDYFTNRQDRYHLFSSKEVTDYFWNIHNGVSSFSFLVEPSKEPAGFTLTWPKSNPAPSPLKEPKQFIGTTTPTLDALISPKQTISADAGKDTKVYMLAQLSQLMKPNTSTELPAITHVLSTLGKPEYNGSSWTFTAGYFNPAPSLTKLLLSTASQNNVVITASQQANGFYQSPGVSGLLPGAYTLLARRFVRAVHERKLDDSIVLKEWRKGTVGEPDGWTYHAKGLWITLPGERNPSISVVGSSNYTKRSYTHDLEAGAMILTKDEDLKRRLGEEQTWLQDHAERVTREDFSKNERRVGLQVRIAMWIAQAVGGAL, encoded by the exons ATGATTGTGCGCGGCGTTTCCCGGTGCTCCACGAAGCTCCGAATCCCCTTCGCCAAAACGAATGCCACGCGCGCCCGACCGCAATGCCGACGATTCGCGATGCCTTCTGCCGGTACCCCAACGGCCTCGAGTTCTGGTAGCGCTGCCGGCATGCTTGCGCCCTTCGCGACCGAGCTCGACAAGATTGCGCCGTCCTTCAGCATCAATGGGTCGCAAATTCGGATCATCCGGACGCCGGCCGATTTTTACGAGACACTAAAG GAGCGGATACGGAACGCGAAAAGCAGGATATTTCTGTCTACACTTTACATCGGAaagacggagaaggagcTG ATCACGACTTTACACGAAGCTTTACGGAACAACCCCAACCTGAAGCTCAGCATTCTTACCGACGCCCTGCGCGGTACCCGCGAGGAGCCGAACCCATCTTGCGCATCCCTTCTTGCACCCCTCGTGTCCGAGTTTGGCGCCGACAGAGTCGAGATTAGAATGTACCACACACCCAACCTGACCGGCGTGAGAAAGAAGTATATTCCTAAGCGAATCAACGAGGGATGGGGCCTGCAGCACATGAAGCTTTACGGCGTGGATGATGAGATCATCCTGTCTGG GGCAAACCTCTCCTCCGACTATTTCACAAATCGGCAAGATCGCTACcacctcttctcctccaaggAGGTAACGGACTATTTCTGGAACATCCACAATGGAGTGTCTTCCTTCagcttcctcgtcgagccaTCAAAAGAGCCCGCTGGATTCACCTTGACCTGGCCCAAGTCCAATCCCGCACCGTCACCCCTGAAAGAGCCGAAGCAGTTCATCGGCACCACCACGCCGACCCTGGACGCTCTGATCTCACCCAAGCAAACCATCTCGGCAGATGCAGGCAAAGACACCAAGGTGTATATGCTGGCCCAGCTGTCCCAGCTCATGAAGCCGAATACCTCGACGGAGCTCCCTGCCATTACCCACGTGCTATCGACGCTCGGCAAGCCCGAATACAATGGCTCATCGTGGACTTTCACCGCAGGATACTTCAATCCCGCACCTTCACTAACCAAACTGCTCCTCTCGACTGCGTCGCAAAACAACGTCGTTATCACCGCTTCGCAGCAGGCAAACGGGTTTTACCAGTCTCCTGGCGTATCTGGACTCTTGCCCGGCGCCTACACGCTCCTCGCGCGCCGTTTCGTCCGCGCCGTGCACGAGCGCAAGCTCGACGATTCCATCGTGCTCAAGGAGTGGCGCAAGGGGACCGTCGGCGAGCCCGACGGCTGGACCTACCACGCCAAGGGTCTCTGGATCACATTGCCGGGCGAGCGGAATCCCTCGATCAGCGTCGTGGGGAGCTCCAACTACACGAAGCGCAGCTACACccacgacctcgaggccggcgccatgATCTTAACCAAAGACGAGGACCTCAAGAGGCGTCTGGGCGAGGAGCAGACCTGGCTCCAGGACCACGCCGAGCGCGTCACTCGCGAGGATTTCTCGAAAAACGAGAGACGGGTTGGCCTCCAGGTGAGGATAGCGATGTGGATTGCGCAGGCAGTGGGCGGTGCTTTATAA
- a CDS encoding Putative NADH dehydrogenase [ubiquinone] 1 alpha subcomplex subunit 12, with translation MSTPARTFNNLRKIGIKARNYFEYFRQMLYIGDTKHGRLIGEDKAGNKFYENNEELPLRTRWVDFKKHDYDSAQVEPGWHAWLAYMVDKAPTEDALLQTKTRKWEVPHVLPNFTATPGAYKPYSTTKSKIRAWEPKAVERQ, from the exons ATGTCGACCCCCGCGAGAACGTTCAACAACCTGCGCAAGATTGGCATCAAGGCACGTAACTACTTT GAATACTTCCGCCAGATGCTG TACATCGGCGACACCAAGCACGGTCGTCTCATAGGCGAGGACAAGGCTGGCAACAAGTTTTACGAGAACAACGAAGAACTCCCCC TGCGTACGCGATGGGTGGACTTTAAGAAGCACGACTACGACTCGGCTCAGGTCGAGCCTGGCTGGCACGCGTGGTTGGCCTACATGGTCGACAAGGCGCCTACCGAGGACGCCCTTCTTCAGACCAAGACCCGGAAGTGGGAGGTCCCGCATGTTCTCCCCAACTTCACTGCGACACCAGGCGCCTACAAGCCATACAGCAC GACGAAGTCAAAGATTCGCGCTTGGGAgcccaaggccgtcgagaggCAATGA